In Musa acuminata AAA Group cultivar baxijiao chromosome BXJ2-3, Cavendish_Baxijiao_AAA, whole genome shotgun sequence, the following proteins share a genomic window:
- the LOC103977333 gene encoding flocculation protein FLO11-like: MASKPRALLSFLLLALFLSSAAAFDVMEILGPYPDYSTFTKYLTDMKLVDVINSRQTVTVLVLDNTAIAPLSSLPADKLKSAISAHILLGYYDPYVLDGDLNKSALLPTLLGSSGAGLLKYTEMPDDQMVFGSAAPGAPHDSMVIKVVGARPYNLSVLQIDKAILPPGIGSAVPATSTPPAATPSKATAAPPTTTPATSVTPSPAPENNGSPVVPVAAPATSPSASAAAPKPITSTPVEAPKPATSAPVEAPQSSSSSPVEGPQSSASAPVEAPQSSTGTPVEAPQSSTGTPVEAPQSSTGTPVEAPKPSTGAPAEGPESSTGAPAEGPESSTGAPAEGPESSTGAPAEGPELGTGAPAEAPESSTGAPAEGPESGTGAPAEGPESSTGSPAEGPESSTGAPAEGPESSTGAPAEGPEPSTAAPAEGPEPSTAAPVEGPEPTTAAPVGAPKPSSSAPVGAPKPSSSATVGVRKPSSSATVGVRKPSSSAPVGAPKPSSSAPVGAPKSSISAPVGAPKSSPITPVAAPKSSPSKSAKAHKARNTTAAAAPRSGAATPAESPRTSAAAPVMDASADAPDSSIGLPPSSTAPAEAPGPSSSAARVVAGLTLGLTMGAAAILGAI, translated from the coding sequence ATGGCCTCCAAACCCAGAGccctcctctccttcctcctcctggcCCTCTTCCTCTCCTCAGCTGCGGCTTTCGATGTCATGGAGATCCTCGGCCCTTACCCCGACTACTCCACCTTCACTAAGTACCTCACCGACATGAAGCTGGTCGACGTGATCAATAGTCGTCAGACCGTCACCGTCCTCGTCCTCGACAACACTGCCATCGCTCCACTCAGTTCCCTCCCCGCCGACAAGCTCAAGAGTGCCATCTCCGCCCACATCCTTCTCGGCTACTACGACCCCTACGTCCTCGACGGCGACCTCAACAAGTCCGCTCTCCTGCCCACCCTCCTCGGTTCCAGCGGCGCCGGTTTGTTGAAGTACACGGAGATGCCCGACGATCAGATGGTGTTCGGGTCGGCCGCGCCCGGCGCTCCTCACGACTCCATGGTGATCAAAGTCGTCGGAGCGAGGCCGTACAACCTGTCGGTGCTCCAGATCGACAAAGCCATTTTGCCGCCCGGCATCGGGAGCGCGGTGCCCGCGACGTCGACGCCGCCTGCCGCTACACCCTCGAAAGCAACGGCTGCGCCACCGACGACAACGCCAGCGACGTCTGTCACACCGTCACCGGCTCCTGAGAACAACGGTAGTCCTGTCGTCCCTGTGGCAGCTCCTGCAACTAGCCCCTCGGCGTCCGCGGCAGCTCCCAAGCCAATCACCAGCACACCTGTTGAGGCTCCAAAGCCAGCCACCAGCGCACCTGTCGAGGCTCCTCAATCGAGCAGCAGCTCACCTGTTGAGGGTCCACAGTCGAGCGCCAGCGCACCTGTTGAGGCTCCACAGTCGAGCACCGGCACACCTGTTGAGGCTCCACAGTCGAGCACCGGCACACCTGTTGAGGCTCCACAGTCGAGCACCGGCACACCTGTTGAGGCTCCAAAGCCGAGCACCGGCGCACCTGCTGAGGGTCCAGAATCGAGCACCGGCGCACCTGCTGAGGGTCCAGAATCGAGCACCGGCGCACCAGCTGAGGGTCCAGAGTCGAGTACCGGCGCACCTGCTGAGGGTCCAGAGTTGGGCACCGGCGCACCTGCTGAGGCTCCAGAGTCGAGCACCGGCGCACCTGCTGAGGGTCCAGAGTCGGGCACCGGCGCACCTGCTGAGGGTCCAGAGTCGAGCACCGGCTCACCTGCTGAGGGTCCAGAGTCGAGCACCGGCGCACCTGCCGAGGGTCCAGAGTCGAGCACCGGCGCACCTGCCGAGGGTCCAGAGCCGAGCACCGCCGCACCTGCCGAGGGTCCAGAGCCGAGCACCGCCGCCCCTGTTGAGGGTCCGGAGCCGACCACCGCCGCACCTGTCGGTGCTCCAAAGCCGAGCAGCAGCGCACCTGTAGGGGCTCCAAAGCCGAGCAGCAGCGCAACTGTCGGAGTTCGAAAGCCGAGCAGCAGCGCAACTGTCGGAGTTCGAAAGCCGAGCAGCAGCGCACCTGTTGGAGCGCCAAAGCCGAGCAGCAGCGCACCTGTTGGAGCGCCAAAGTCGAGCATCAGCGCACCTGTTGGAGCGCCAAAGTCGAGCCCCATCACTCCTGTAGCAGCTCCAAAGAGCAGTCCAAGCAAGTCTGCAAAGGCTCACAAGGCCAGAAACACCACCGCGGCCGCAGCTCCGCGGTCTGGCGCGGCCACCCCAGCGGAGTCTCCGAGGACCAGTGCCGCCGCCCCCGTCATGGATGCAAGTGCAGATGCACCCGATTCAAGCATTGGATTACCACCATCGTCCACAGCACCTGCAGAAGCGCCTGGCCCGAGTTCTTCAGCTGCCCGGGTGGTTGCAGGTCTGACCCTTGGGCTTACCATGGGTGCTGCTGCTATCCTTGGTGCCATTTGA
- the LOC135606596 gene encoding uncharacterized protein LOC135606596 yields the protein MQTIIPLVSPPTSSHSTLPPPRQRSAAQNPAPLPESPTSPPGQSTQPGSRGAEDPATHPTPVAPLSDLAEGLWAQLRLVGRRLDEVQREVRRTRGDPGAEQHRGSPFTPEIQEHAIPPHFRLPSLDAYDGATDPADHVAAFRTQMALYGTSDALTCRAFPTTLRGPARAWYNNLKTASIASFDQLAKDFELNFLAHAKPRPSVAMLLGLNQKEDEPLSHFVDRFTIQIRGLTDAHPSLMMQAFMMGLRPTRFFWSLVERPPTSVPEMLQRANQFVAAEAWMVGRRDERKRVKPEQPRQQQPATSRRRAGGLDNAVPRSPPPSLNSSRTEIFLHIKEKGLLKDPHPMNSPRELADRSKYCRFHRQPGHDTEECRELKRQIEELIRRGHLGSYLRPEKEFSPRPEGPIERHIDVITGGPASGGNSMAGGKAYARASRAEASKHEKGPEVTFPTGGPVPAEHDDALVISARIANAQDKDSDDLLSSG from the exons ATGCAGACCATCATTCCGCTGGTCTCTCCTCCAACGTCTTCGCACTCAACCCTGCCTCCACCACGGCAACGGTCCGCCGCCCAGAACCCCGCACCGCTTCCCGAGTCTCCCACTTCGCCTCCGGGCCAATCGACCCAACCCGggagccgaggagcggaggaCCCAGCGACGCACCCGACGCCCGTAGCCCCGCTTTCAGACTTGGCGGAGGGCCTGTGGGCCCAGCTACGCCTCGTAGGCCGCCGACTGGACGAGGTGCAGCGTGAGGTTCGCCGGACCAGGGGAGACCCGGGGGCCGAGCAACACCGGGGGTCCCCTTTcacccccgagattcaagagcatgcgatcccgccgcattttcggctcccTTCATTAGACGCCTACGATGGCGCCACCGACCCGGCTGACCACGTAGCCGCTTTCCGCACCCAGATGGCGCTGTATGGGACGTCCGACGCCCTGACGTGCAGGGCTTTCCCGACAACCCTGCGAGGCCCAGCCCGGGCGTGGTACAACAATCTGAAGACCGCGtccatcgcctctttcgaccagttggccaaggatttcgaacttaactTTCTGGCTCACGCCAAGCCGAGGCCGTCGGTGGcaatgctcctcgggctcaaccagaaggaggacgagcccctttctcacttcGTGGACCGCTTCACCATACAAATTCGCGGGCTGActgatgctcacccctctttgatgatgcaggcattcatgatgggcctgcggcctacccgattcttttggtctctggtggagcgaccccccacttcgGTACCCGAAATGTTACAACGCGCAAACCAGTTCGTCGCTGCTGAAGCATGGATGGTTGGAAGGCGCGACGAGCGCAAGAGGGTTAAGCCAGAGCAGCCCCGGCAGCAACAGCCCGCTACCTCCCGGCGTAGGGCTGGCGGACTCGACAATGCGGTACCCAGGTCCCCTCCCCCAAGCCTGAACTCCTCCCGGaccgaaatatttctccacatcaAGGAGAAAGGTCTTCTCAAAGATCCTCACCCGATGAATAGCCCGCGCGAACTCGCGGACCGCTCTAAATACTGCCGTTTTcaccgacagcccggtcacgacaccgaggagtgtcgagaattaaaaaggcaaattgaggagctcatccgccgaggaCACCTCGGCTCATACCTCCGGCCAGAAAAGGAGTTCTCGCCACGCCCGGAGGGACCCATCGAGCGgcacatagatgtcataaccggcgggcCAGCGTCCGGAGGGAACTCCATGGCGGGCGGAAAGGCCTACGCCAGGGCCTCCCGAGCCGAAGCTTCCAAACATGAAAAAGgccccgaagtcaccttcccgaccgggggACCCGTGCCAGCCGAACATGATGACGCACtggtgatatcagccagaatcgccaacgcacaa GACAAAGACAGTGATGACCTCCTTTCTAGTGGTTga
- the LOC135606603 gene encoding uncharacterized protein LOC135606603, translated as MKQHLANLPRLVSVSPGEKLSLYLAASQHAVSSVLVKENSGDQLPVYYVSHMLSGPEGRYPPIEKLALALVLSARRLRPYFQAHPIEVITDRPLRLVLSKFDVAGRLLKWAVELGEHDIQYTPRTAIKAQSVADFIAELTPSTGEELEPPRDTWTLHVDGSANAKGAGAGLVLVTPDGRSIERSFRFGFRATNNEAEYEALLAGLRLALEMRVTDIRVITDSQLVARQLDGEYEARDSTMAKYLAQVKNLATKFIHFELSNVPRSENQRADTLAKLASGSAPRARPETEELPHRAIEVVATVTDDAPATWVQEMLRFKRDGTLPDDETAARRLRRTQAWYSEEGGRLYKRSFSRPLIRCLEPNEARTVLSDMHEGACGEHMGERALAHKILRQGYYWPTMRQDAKAFVRRCSSCQEHARIARQPAVLFTPVDCAWPFAQWVEAEPLATITESRVERFVWRNLITRFGLPQSIVTDNGPQFAGRRFQKFCAEHKIQLRFSSVAYPQANGLAEVTNRSIVDGPKRRVSAARSAWIEELPSVLWALHTTPKTPTGESPYSLSFGTEAVLPSEVAVPTPRTAGYSEEASYEGLRSNLDLLEERPASAHQKALSYKRAVARVYNRRVRPRSIKIEDLVLRKIEVSHPTQVRGKLAPKWEGPYRVIEVSRPGTFRLATMDGDPVPRTWNIQNLRKYFI; from the exons atgaagcaacacctggccaacctcccccgactcgTGTCAGTCTCCCCAGGGGAGAAGTTGAGCCTCTACCTCGCCGCCTCTCAGCACGCGGTCAGCTCGGTTCTGGTCAAGGAAAACTCCGGCGACCAACTgccggtctactatgtcagccacatgcTAAGCGGACCAGAGGGACGCTACCCGCCAATCGAAAAGCTGGCACTAGCGCTCGTCCTGTCAGCGCGAAGGCTCCGCCCTtacttccaggcccacccgatagaggtaataacTGACCGGCCGCTTCGGCTCGTTCTGTCTAAATTCGACGTTGCAGGGCgcctcctcaaatgggcagtggagctcggcgagcatgacatACAGTACACGCCTCGGACCGCCAttaaagcccagtccgtggcagACTTTATCGCGGAGCTGACCCCGAGTACAGGCGAAGAACTCGAGCCACCGCGTGACACGTGGACTCTCCACGTAGACGGGTCGGCCAACGCAAAGGGCGCCGGCGCAGGGCTGGTGCTGGTGACACCTGATGGCCGCTCGATTGAGCGCTCCTTCCGTTTCGGGTtcagggccaccaacaacgaagcaGAATACGAGGCTCTCCTGGCAGGGCTCCGATTGGCGCTGGAGATGCgggtgaccgacatacgcgtaatcaccgactcacagctggtggctaggcagctcgacgGCGAATACGAAGCCCGGGACTCGACCATGGCGAAATACTTGGCACAGGTAAAAAACCTTGCCACCAAGTTCAtccattttgaattgtcgaatgttcctaggagcgagaaccagcgagccgacaccctgGCAAAACTGGCGTCCGGCTCGGCCCCCAGGGCTCGACCCGAGACCGAAGAGCTCCCCCACCGAGCCATAGAGGTCGTCGCCACCGTCACGGACGACGCGCCGGCCACCTGGGTACAAgagatgctacgcttcaagcgaGACGGGACCCTACCCGACGACGAAACAGCGGCTCGACGCTTGCGTCGGACGCAGGCATGGTACTCTGAGGAAGGAGGACGGTTGTACAAGCGGTCTTTCTCGCGCCCCTTGATACGCTGTCTAGAGCCGAACGAAGCCCGGACagttctgtccgacatgcatgaAGGGGCCTGCGGGGAACATATGGGCGAacgagccctggcgcacaagatactccgacaggggtattactggccgaccatgcgccaggacgcgaaagctttcgtgcggcgatgcagctcatgccaggagcacgcccgcaTCGCCCGACAGCcggcggtcctgttcacccccgtcgactgtgcttggccattcgcgca gtgggtcgaagccgagcccctagcCACCATTACGGAGTCACGAGTGGAAaggttcgtgtggagaaacctcaTAACACGGTTTggcctgccccagtccatcgtcaCCGATAATGGACCTCAATTCGCCGGCAGGAGGTTCCAAAAGTTTTGCGCCGAGCACAAAATTCAGCTGAgattcagctcggtggcttacccccaggcgaACGGGCTAGCTGAAGTAACCAACCGGTCTATCGTCGACGGTCCCAAGAGGAGGGTGTCCGCTgcccgatcggcttggatcgaagagctcccgagcgtcctgtgggcgctgcacactacccccaagaccccgaccggggagtctccctacagcctctcgttcgggaccgaggccgtatTACCATCCGAAGTAGCCGTCCCAACTCCGCGGACAGCAGGCTACAGCGAAGAGGCCTCGTATGAAGGACTCCGATCCAACCTGGATCTGCTCGAGGAAAGACCGGCCAGCGCACACCAGAAAgctctttcttacaaaagagccgtggcaagggtctacaaccggagGGTGCGACCCCGGTCGATAAAGATTGAGGacctggtcctgcgcaaaatcgaggtcagccacccaacccaagtaagggggaaactggccccGAAGTGGGAAGGACCCTACCGGGTCATCGAAGTATCCCGACCGGGGACGTTCCGActcgcaacaatggatggcgaccccgtgccccggacttggaacatacagaaccttagaAAATACTTCATCTGA
- the LOC135606949 gene encoding AP2-like ethylene-responsive transcription factor AIL5 — protein MDMDASDSWLAFSHSQQPYFLQAFSSYHRGGVEGADEETNAATELVALAGMGPKLEDFLGGPLGRYSGGDDAPGAEGVYDSDLKTIAAGFLRGHPAEQQELQAAKEAAPPAESRKAAETFGQRTSIYRGVTRHRWTGRYEAHLWDNSCRREGQSRKGRQVYLGGYDKEEKAARAYDLAALKYWGPTTTTNFPISNYEKELEEMKNMTRQEFVASLRRKSSGFSRGASIYRGVTRHHQHGRWQARIGRVAGNKDLYLGTFSTQEEAAEAYDIAAIKFRGLNAVTNFDMSRYDVNSIVNSNLPIGGLSAGSSKASESSPSSSSDTMSIDVKHQLHRYDPSASLGPATVAMKQDRDYWSLLALHHHQQQQQSSQASGFSLFSSGSTMDFATAASNKVMSQETGGGGGGGGVAWNDGMLEQQHEQSQGSSCTSIPYATYVACGGGYGYEGATASGWVAPPSSYYQQTSNPNVAAFQTAIFGME, from the exons ATGGACATGGACGCTTCCGATAGCTGGCTCGCCTTCTCTCATTCCCAACAGCCCTACTTCCTCCAAGCCTTCTCCTCTTACCACCGTG GTGGTGTCGAGGGAGCGGACGAGGAAACCAACGCGGCGACGGAGCTGGTGGCTCTGGCGGGGATGGGGCCGAAGCTGGAGGACTTCCTCGGGGGCCCGCTCGGGAGGTACTCCGGCGGTGACGACGCCCCCGGCGCTGAGGGTGTCTATGACTCCGACCTGAAGACTATCGCGGCCGGGTTCCTGCGCGGCCACCCGGCGGAGCAGCAGGAGCTCCAGGCAGCGAAGGAGGCTGCGCCGCCGGCGGAGTCAAGGAAGGCGGCGGAGACCTTCGGCCAGCGGACCTCCATCTACCGAGGCGTCACCAG GCACCGGTGGACGGGAAGGTACGAGGCGCATCTGTGGGACAACAGCTGTCGCCGGGAAGGGCAAAGCCGCAAGGGCCGACAAG TCTATTTAG GTGGGTATGACAAGGAGGAGAAGGCCGCAAGGGCGTACGACCTGGCCGCGCTCAAATACTGGGGTCCGACGACCACCACCAACTTCCCC ATCTCTAACTACGAGAAGGAGCTGGAGGAGATGAAGAACATGACTCGTCAAGAGTTCGTCGCGTCCCTCCGAAG GAAGAGCAGCGGGTTTTCTAGGGGTGCCTCCATCTACAGAGGAGTCACCAG ACACCATCAGCATGGCCGATGGCAAGCAAGGATCGGAAGAGTGGCCGGCAACAAGGACCTTTACCTTGGAACCTTTA GTACGCAGGAAGAGGCGGCGGAGGCGTACGATATAGCCGCCATCAAGTTCAGGGGCCTCAATGCGGTGACCAACTTCGACATGAGCCGCTACGACGTCAACAGCATCGTGAACAGTAATCTCCCCATCGGCGGGCTGTCGGCCGGGTCGTCAAAGGCGTCGGAGTCGTCGCCGTCATCCTCCTCGGATACCATGAGCATCGATGTCAAGCATCAGCTGCATCGCTATGACCCTTCGGCCTCCCTCgggcccgccaccgtcgccatgaAGCAGGATCGCGACTACTGGTCCCTGCTTGCTCTCCACCATCACCAACAGCAGCAGCAAAGCAGCCAAGCCTCAGGCTTTAGTCTGTTCTCTTCTGGTTCCACCATGGACTTTGCCACTGCTGCTTCGAATAAGGTCATGAGCCAAGAGaccggtggaggtggaggtggaggtggagtggCGTGGAACGATGGGATGTTAGAACAACAGCACGAACAATCTCAGGGCAGCAGCTGCACCTCCATCCCTTATGCTACCTACGTTGCGTGTGGAGGTGGCTATGGTTACGAGGGCGCCACCGCGAGTGGCTGGGTTGCACCGCCTTCTTCCTACTATCAGCAGACTTCCAACCCGAATGTGGCAGCCTTTCAGACAGCAATCTTTGGGATGGAATGA